From a single Eleginops maclovinus isolate JMC-PN-2008 ecotype Puerto Natales chromosome 18, JC_Emac_rtc_rv5, whole genome shotgun sequence genomic region:
- the LOC134879900 gene encoding tripartite motif-containing protein 16-like, producing the protein MAQKGVQLDRETFSCPICLDLLKDPVAFPCGHTYCMKCIEGVWDGEDEKKIHTCPRCRQSFSPRPVLLKNTMLAALVDELKKTGLQVAPADHCYAGAEEVACDVCTGRKLRASQSCLVCLASSCDKHLQPHYEVAPLKKHRLVEPSKMLQENICSRHYKEMKMFCRTDQQCICYLCSVDEHKGHDTVSAAAERTERQRDLEGRRQNIQQRIQDREKEVKLLQPEVEAVNRSADKAVEDSEKTFTELIRLMEKRSSDVKQQVRSQQKGEVSRVKELQEISELKRRDAELKLLSHTEDHNQFLHNYPSLSPLSEPTHSSSTNIGPLRYFEVLTAAVSALRDKLEDVLRDEWTDVSSTEVDVLLSPAEPTTRAVFLKYSQEITLDPNTAHTQLLLSEGSRKATNMGKHQFYSSHQDRFTVYPQVLSRESLMGRCYWEVEWRGGVLFIAVAYKNISGCECGFGNNDKSWALFYQQYSYTFCYNSINTPVSGPQSSRVGVYLDHRAGILSFYSISETMTLLHRVQTTFTEPLHAGLLLYNPGDTAELCQLT; encoded by the coding sequence ATGGCGCAGAAAGGAGTTCAGCTGGACCGGGAAACCTTCTCTTGTCCGATCTGTCTGGATCTGCTGAAGGACCCGGTGGCTTTTCCCTGTGGACACACATACTGCATGAAGTGTATTGAAGGCGTCTGGGATGGAGAGGATGAGAAGAAGATCCACACCTGCCCCCGGTGTAGGCAAAGCTTTTCACCAAGgcctgtcctgctgaaaaacaccATGTTAGCAGCTTTAGTGGACGAGCTGAAGAAGACTGGACTCCAAGTTGCTCCTGCTGATCACTGCTATGCTGGAGCTGAAGAAGTGGCCTGTGATGTCTGCACTGGGAGAAAACTGAGAGCTAGTCAGTCCTGTCTTGTGTGTCTGGCCTCTTCCTGTGACAAACACCTCCAGCCTCATTATGAAGTAgctccattaaaaaaacacaggctGGTGGAGCCCTCCAAGATGCTCCAGGAGAACATCTGCTCTCGTCACTACAAGGAGATGAAGATGTTTTGCCGTACTGATCAGCAGTGTATCTGTTATCTCTGCTCTGTGGATGAACATAAAGGCCACGACACAGTGtccgctgcagcagagaggactgagaggcagagagatctGGAGGGGAGGCGACAAAACATCCAGCAGAGGATccaggacagagagaaggaggtgaagctGCTTCAGCCGGAGGTGGAGGCCGTCAACCGCTCTGCTGATAAAGCAGTGGAGGACAGTGAGAAGACGTTTACTGAGTTGATCCGTCTCATGGAGAAAAGAAGCTCTGATGTGAAGCAGCAGGTCAGATCCCAGCAGAAGGGGGAAGTGAGTCGAGTCAAAGAGCTTCAGGAGATCTCTGAACTGAAGAGGAGAGACgctgagctgaagctgctcTCTCACACAGAGGACCACAACCAGTTTCTGCACAACTACCCCTCCCTGTCACCTCTCAGTGAACCTACACACTCATCCAGCACCAACATCGGTCCTCTGCGCTACTTTGAGGTCCTGACGGCAGCCGTGTCAGCACTCAGAGACAAACTAGAGGACGTCCTGAGAGATGAATGGACAGACGTCTCATCAACTGAAGTAGATGTTTTACTGTCACCAGCAGAGCCCACCACCagagctgtgtttttaaaatattcacagGAAATCACACTGGacccaaacacagcacacacacagctgttgttATCTGAGGGGAgcagaaaagcaacaaatatgGGAAAACATCAGTTTTATTCCAGTCATCAAGACAGATTCACTGTATATCCTCAGGTCCTGAGCAGAGAGAGTCTGATGGGACGTTGTTACTGGGAGGTGGAGTGGAGAGGGGGAGTACTTTTTATAGCAGTCGCGTACAAGAATATCAGCGGGTGTGAATGTGGATTTGGAAACAATGACAAATCTTGGGCTTTGTTTTATCAACAATACAGTTATACATTTTGTTACAACAGCATCAACACTCCCGTCTCAGGTCCTCAGTCCTCCAGAGTAGGAGTGTACCTGGATCACAGAGCAGGTATTCTGTCCTTCTACAGCATCTCTGAAACCATGACTCTcctccacagagtccagaccacATTCACTGAGCCGCTACATGCTGGACTTTTGCTTTATAACCCTGGAGACACAGCAGAGTTGTGTCAACTGACATAG